Proteins encoded together in one Quercus lobata isolate SW786 chromosome 3, ValleyOak3.0 Primary Assembly, whole genome shotgun sequence window:
- the LOC115980386 gene encoding putative pentatricopeptide repeat-containing protein At1g12700, mitochondrial: MGKSTSSLLLICNRLIIRVSLPFRTFTSHYCSTIRENVKTPYQNRNQLLNSVRDHSKSGTFKNLDHALVLFDTMLHMDPLPFIGDFTLLLGAIARMKHYSVVVTLIKRMESFGIAPSDYTLPVLINCFCRLRRVDFGFSVLATILKLGYQPTQPTLNTLLNGLCHQVNIFRAVWMAEEMVKKGYEPNVITCGTIVNGLCKIGRTGLAIRLLRSMEKGGCEPDVVLYNTIIDSLCKDKLITEALNLFSEMMSKGIQPSVITYNCIIQGLCKFGRWREAATLLNEMGQCKVMQNVRTFNILVDTLSKKGMLSEARKVFEVMIQRGIDPNQVTYNSLIDGYFLQNQIDGAVKTFNMMVEKGCSPNVISYNILINGYCKSKKIDEAMRIFHEMSNKGVIPNVVTYNTLINGFFRVERPQAAMELFHKMQACGQHPDPQTYNILLDGFCKNKQIGEAMTMFQEMEDKRLDHDIVFYNILIDGFCNVGELTIAREIFSGLSAKGLHPNVWTYNIMINGFCKNGLVDEASELLEKMDSNGCSPDHHTYNSLIQGFLQHRETSKAMKYHKMMVVNGFPANATTVAMFIDLLPSNQVDEYFQKLLSKFG, translated from the coding sequence ATGGGTAAATCAACATCCTCTCTGCTTCTTATATGCAATCGTTTGATTATTAGAGTAAGCCTTCCATTTCGTACTTTTACTTCTCATTATTGTTCTACTATtagagaaaatgtgaaaaccCCATATCAGAATCGGAATCAGTTGTTGAATTCTGTGAGAGATCACTCCAAATCTGGAACCTTTAAGAATCTTGATCATGCCTTAGTTCTGTTTGATACAATGCTTCACATGGACCCTTTGCCTTTCATTGGAGATTTTACTCTATTGTTGGGTGCCATTGCAAGAATGAAGCATTACTCTGTAGTCGTTACTCTAATTAAACGAATGGAATCATTCGGAATCGCTCCCAGTGATTATACTCTCCCTGTTTTGATTAATTGCTTCTGCCGTTTGAGAcgggttgattttgggttctCTGTCTTAGcaacaattttgaaacttggttaTCAGCCTACCCAACCTACTCTAAACACTCTTCTTAATGGTCTCTGTCATcaagttaatatttttagagCTGTGTGGATGGCAGAGGAAATGGTGAAGAAAGGGTATGAGCCGAATGTGATTACTTGTGGAACAATAGTAAACGGTCTGTGTAAGATTGGCCGGACTGGTTTGGCTATTAGGTTGCTCAGGTCGATGGAGAAAGGGGGTTGTGAACCCGATGTGGTACTGTATAACACAATCATTGACAGTTTGTGTAAGGACAAATTGATAACTGAGGCTTTGAATCTTTTTTCTGAAATGATGAGTAAAGGCATTCAGCCAAGTGTTATCACTTACAATTGCATAATTCAAGGACTATGCAAATTTGGCCGGTGGAGGGAGGCGGCTACCTTGTTGAATGAGATGGGGCAATGCAAGGTCATGCAAAATGTGCGAACCTTCAACATACTGGTGGACACACTAAGCAAGAAAGGAATGTTGAGTGAGGCAAGAAAAGTTTTTGAAGTGATGATTCAAAGAGGCATTGATCCCAACCAAGTCACTTACAATTCTTTGATTGATGGTTATTTTTTGCAAAACCAAATAGATGGGGCAGTTAAGACATTTAATATGATGGTTGAGAAGGGTTGTTCACCCAATGTGATTAGCTATAACATATTGATCAATGGATAttgcaaaagtaaaaaaattgatgaggCAATGCGTATCTTTCATGAAATGTCCAACAAGGGAGTGATTCCTAATGTTGTGACTTACAACACTCTTATCAATGGGTTTTTCAGAGTGGAGAGACCCCAGGCTGCAATGGAGCTATTCCATAAGATGCAAGCTTGTGGCCAACATCCAGATCCCCAAACCTATAACATCTTGTTAGATGGATTTTGTAAGAACAAACAAATTGGTGAGGCGATGACAATGTTTCAAGAGATGGAAGACAAAAGGTTAGACCATGATATTGTGTTTTACAACATCTTAATTGACGGTTTCTGCAATGTTGGGGAACTTACAATTGCAAGAGAAATCTTTAGTGGTCTTTCTGCAAAAGGATTGCATCCTAATGTTTGGACTTACAATATAATGATCAATGGATTTTGCAAGAACGGACTAGTTGATGAAGCGAGTGAGCTGCTTGAGAAAATGGATAGCAATGGTTGTTCTCCTGACCATCACACATATAATTCATTAATCCAAGGGTTTTTGCAACATAGAGAGACATCAAAGGCAAtgaaatatcacaaaatgaTGGTTGTCAATGGATTTCCAGCAAACGCAACAACTGTTGCCATGTTTATTGACTTACTACCGTCTAATCAAGTAGATGAATATTTTCAAAAGCTGCTTTCAAAGTTTGGGTAA